A DNA window from Anaerocolumna sp. AGMB13020 contains the following coding sequences:
- a CDS encoding cellobiose phosphorylase — protein sequence MKNYYLDGKAYVLEDYHRLPPFSSFLPGLAGIKGIPMWVYYTNRGQGVNSFGVHHKNNAIMEFNPANTAYENTAIKGFRTFIRNNGSVYEPFFSSVTEAKRKFLIRQNSFEIEETDTDTGLKVKVTYYVLPLEDIGALVRKVEITNLSEEEKELEILDGLPKLIPFGMGNSAYKEMSNLLKSWSDIKNIENNVPFYAMRSSSDDSAEVVEVEGGYYYLTIAEGEVTPVIYDAEVVFGYDTTFMTPVPFLKEGLGIKEKSQCFANKIPCGFTPLKTRLSSGDSYSFHTMVGFAQTAEQINQKLELLKQENYFSEKESLAALCCEELTKDVKTVTGVPLFDSYVEHCYLDNFLRGGYPFVFGEEDKKSVIHLFSRKHGDPERDYNFFSINGEYYSQGNGNFRDVNQNRRNDLLFNHRVGDFNIKTFYQLIQIDGYNPLEVRPSTFKVSKDNSMAAEVFLKAAAPDNWKVLFDIASKPFTPGKIAGTLSRYSIQLTLSEDDFLVKLLALCEQNIEAGFGEGYWSDHWDYNLDLIENYLKIYPDKKKELLYGDKSYRYYDSPARVLPRSEKYVISKGKLRQYGSLLHDHEKENQESFHKNGTNWLKNKKGEYVQSSLMAKLVNLSLIKFTMLDPEGLGVEMEGGKPGWNDAMNGLPGLFGSGMAETLELKRTLEFVVKTLPLDKAIFLPAEVYSLLIKTRNLLKELTDGNITQFEYWDLVTTEREKFRDSVRYGLDGEEVLASSEELLEIITAFLGKVREGVEKAREIGEGIIPTYFTYHAAAFLPITDEAGKEIITPYGLPAGKVQRFERVMLPFFLEGPARYFSQAESVEEALALHQKVKESELYDTKLKMYKTSVPLEDISMENGRIRAFTPGWLERESIFLHMEYKYLYGMQTAGLWESFYEEMVNTLIPFLPPEMYGRSILENSSFLASSANPNEEIHGRGYVARLSGSTTELISMWSLMFMGNTVFTSDEEGLKLHLEPKLPSWFFNEEKEASFTFLSNCTIVYKNPTGKNTYGEDRAVISHMVTEEGRRMEGNILSGELAHAVREGSIKKLTVYFC from the coding sequence ATGAAGAATTATTATCTCGACGGAAAGGCTTATGTACTGGAAGATTATCACAGACTGCCGCCTTTCTCAAGTTTTCTCCCCGGTCTTGCCGGTATTAAAGGAATTCCAATGTGGGTTTATTATACCAACAGGGGTCAAGGTGTGAACAGCTTTGGAGTACACCATAAAAACAATGCGATTATGGAATTTAACCCAGCCAATACAGCCTATGAAAATACAGCAATAAAGGGCTTCCGTACCTTTATCCGCAATAACGGTTCAGTTTATGAACCTTTCTTTTCCAGCGTAACAGAAGCCAAAAGAAAGTTCCTTATCAGACAGAACAGTTTCGAAATAGAAGAAACAGATACAGACACAGGACTTAAGGTAAAGGTTACATATTATGTTCTGCCATTGGAGGATATCGGAGCCCTGGTCAGAAAAGTGGAAATCACCAATCTTTCAGAAGAAGAAAAAGAGCTTGAGATACTGGATGGATTGCCTAAGCTTATACCCTTTGGCATGGGAAACAGTGCTTATAAGGAAATGTCCAATCTGTTAAAGAGCTGGTCGGATATCAAAAATATCGAGAATAATGTGCCCTTCTACGCAATGAGATCCTCCAGTGATGATTCAGCTGAGGTGGTAGAGGTGGAAGGTGGTTATTATTACCTTACAATAGCAGAAGGTGAAGTAACTCCTGTTATTTATGATGCAGAAGTGGTCTTTGGATATGATACCACTTTCATGACGCCGGTTCCATTCCTGAAAGAAGGCCTTGGCATCAAAGAGAAAAGCCAATGTTTTGCCAATAAAATACCTTGTGGTTTTACACCCCTAAAGACGAGACTCTCCTCCGGTGACAGTTATAGCTTCCACACCATGGTGGGTTTTGCCCAGACAGCGGAACAGATCAATCAGAAACTTGAACTCTTAAAACAAGAGAATTACTTCTCAGAGAAGGAAAGTCTTGCCGCTTTGTGCTGTGAGGAATTAACAAAGGATGTTAAGACCGTGACAGGAGTCCCTCTCTTTGACAGCTATGTTGAGCATTGCTATTTGGACAATTTCTTAAGAGGCGGTTATCCCTTTGTTTTTGGCGAAGAGGATAAAAAGTCAGTCATTCATCTCTTTAGCAGAAAACATGGAGATCCTGAGCGAGACTATAATTTCTTTTCCATAAACGGAGAGTATTATTCTCAGGGAAATGGAAATTTCAGAGATGTTAACCAGAATAGAAGAAATGATCTGCTCTTTAACCATCGGGTAGGAGACTTTAATATAAAGACCTTCTACCAGCTGATACAGATAGACGGTTACAATCCGCTGGAGGTAAGACCTTCAACCTTCAAAGTGTCAAAAGATAACAGTATGGCGGCAGAAGTATTCCTAAAGGCAGCAGCACCTGATAATTGGAAAGTTCTGTTTGACATAGCAAGTAAGCCCTTTACACCTGGTAAGATTGCCGGTACCTTAAGCCGTTATTCTATACAACTTACACTATCAGAGGATGATTTCCTGGTAAAGCTGCTGGCTCTGTGTGAGCAGAATATAGAAGCAGGATTCGGCGAAGGATATTGGAGCGATCATTGGGACTATAACCTGGATCTAATTGAGAACTATCTTAAGATCTATCCGGATAAGAAGAAAGAGCTTTTGTATGGAGATAAATCCTACCGATATTATGACAGCCCTGCAAGAGTACTGCCAAGGAGTGAAAAATACGTAATATCAAAGGGAAAATTGAGGCAATACGGATCACTTTTACATGATCATGAGAAGGAAAATCAAGAAAGCTTTCATAAGAACGGTACCAACTGGCTGAAGAATAAGAAAGGGGAGTACGTCCAGTCCTCTCTTATGGCTAAACTGGTGAATCTGTCGCTGATAAAATTCACCATGCTGGATCCGGAAGGACTGGGAGTGGAGATGGAAGGTGGAAAACCCGGCTGGAATGATGCTATGAACGGGCTTCCCGGCTTATTTGGCAGCGGCATGGCAGAGACCCTAGAATTAAAAAGAACGCTGGAATTTGTTGTTAAGACTTTACCCCTTGATAAAGCAATTTTTTTGCCAGCAGAAGTATACAGCCTTTTAATAAAGACCAGGAATCTGCTGAAAGAGCTTACAGATGGGAATATAACACAGTTTGAATATTGGGATCTTGTTACCACGGAGAGGGAGAAATTCCGGGATAGCGTCAGATATGGTCTGGACGGAGAAGAAGTTCTGGCAAGCAGTGAAGAGCTTTTGGAAATTATCACTGCATTTCTAGGCAAAGTCAGAGAAGGTGTTGAGAAGGCAAGAGAAATTGGAGAAGGAATCATACCGACTTATTTTACTTATCATGCAGCTGCATTTTTGCCTATTACCGATGAAGCAGGAAAAGAGATTATTACGCCTTACGGATTACCAGCGGGTAAGGTACAGCGTTTTGAACGTGTAATGCTTCCTTTCTTTTTAGAAGGACCAGCAAGATACTTCTCACAGGCGGAGTCGGTAGAAGAAGCTCTGGCCCTTCATCAGAAAGTAAAGGAAAGCGAGCTTTATGATACCAAACTTAAAATGTATAAGACCAGTGTGCCTTTAGAGGATATCTCCATGGAAAACGGGAGAATCAGAGCATTCACTCCCGGATGGCTGGAAAGAGAGAGTATCTTCCTGCATATGGAGTACAAATATCTGTACGGAATGCAGACAGCAGGACTTTGGGAGAGCTTCTACGAGGAAATGGTCAATACACTGATCCCTTTTCTGCCTCCTGAGATGTATGGAAGAAGTATTCTTGAAAATTCCTCCTTCCTCGCCTCCTCCGCCAATCCCAATGAAGAAATCCATGGCAGAGGTTATGTGGCAAGGCTTAGCGGTTCCACGACAGAGCTTATCTCCATGTGGTCTTTGATGTTTATGGGGAATACGGTGTTCACCTCTGACGAAGAAGGACTGAAGCTTCACCTGGAGCCAAAACTCCCTTCCTGGTTTTTTAACGAGGAGAAGGAGGCATCCTTTACATTCCTTTCAAACTGTACCATTGTTTATAAGAACCCCACTGGTAAGAACACCTATGGAGAAGACCGGGCTGTAATTTCTCATATGGTTACAGAAGAGGGCAGGAGAATGGAAGGGAATATTTTAAGCGGAGAGTTGGCACATGCAGTAAGAGAAGGAAGCATTAAAAAGTTAACAGTATATTTCTGCTGA
- a CDS encoding CotH kinase family protein, whose amino-acid sequence MRKRRLALVLFLVIAVAVTGCTKGKKEQSLDNSKTETDSNSTEGNSSGSEYASKLFGKDVITIKITADTDDWSGLMENAEAKEYIEADVTIDGVTYKDVGIKTKGNTSLSQVAATDSDRYSLKINFDKYVDNQNCYGLDKLVLNNIFGDSTYLKEYMSYELFQYMEVPSSLHTFADIYVNDEHYGFYLALEDVDNSFLTRNYGEDNSGAAYKPESFEMAGNAGMGNFGNFDSANLPTENNNNNNTDGKNSEGSTGENDNTAAAPDRGNQSDGSNPVGNQGRANTGGPNMDITKLFALADKEGKAVEWNQVLTDGFNSQSVLELLLKDGTSVAFDFRELMSMELSNVTGLKDDSGNLLDISGYTLSMNQNMQPAGSGQNGAPGFGEAGGKGGQNGGSLGVDLVYNGDDVSNYTNITDNALTKADESDYTRLIASLKGISEGKELENYINVDEVLRYAAVNVFLVNLDSYFSNMGHNYVLYEENGILSMLPWDYNLSFGTFNMSDSSEAVNYAIDTVFNNVTAEERPIIGLLLQNEEYKELYHKYLAELAEYVTSGKFDEKVDQLTASIDSYVKNDTTSFDGYDAFKEGVTALKTFAELRAESVSGQLNGSIPSTQDAQSGSDAIVNSDSLDLSKLGGMENGRGQNGFPGGMGGNNRPSNEGNQSEPSGDSSGGSSGS is encoded by the coding sequence ATGAGAAAGAGACGATTAGCACTTGTACTGTTCCTGGTAATAGCTGTGGCAGTTACCGGTTGCACAAAAGGAAAAAAGGAACAGTCTTTGGATAATTCCAAAACCGAAACAGACAGTAACTCGACGGAAGGAAACAGTTCAGGCAGTGAATACGCCTCCAAATTATTTGGTAAAGATGTCATAACCATTAAGATTACTGCGGATACGGATGACTGGTCCGGTCTTATGGAGAATGCAGAAGCAAAAGAGTATATAGAAGCAGACGTAACCATTGATGGTGTTACCTATAAGGATGTTGGTATCAAGACAAAAGGAAATACCTCCCTTTCCCAGGTGGCCGCAACAGACAGTGACCGTTACAGTCTTAAGATTAACTTTGACAAGTATGTGGATAATCAGAACTGTTACGGACTTGATAAGCTGGTACTTAATAATATCTTCGGAGATTCTACATATTTAAAAGAATATATGTCATATGAGCTGTTCCAGTACATGGAGGTGCCAAGTTCCCTGCATACTTTTGCTGATATTTATGTAAATGATGAACATTATGGTTTTTATCTGGCACTGGAGGATGTGGACAATAGTTTTCTTACACGTAATTACGGTGAGGATAATTCAGGTGCAGCCTATAAACCGGAAAGTTTTGAAATGGCAGGAAATGCAGGAATGGGGAACTTCGGTAATTTTGATTCGGCAAATCTGCCCACTGAAAATAATAACAATAATAATACAGACGGTAAGAACTCAGAGGGTAGTACGGGGGAAAATGACAATACAGCCGCAGCTCCCGATAGGGGCAATCAGTCAGATGGAAGTAACCCTGTAGGGAACCAGGGACGGGCTAATACCGGCGGACCCAATATGGACATTACAAAACTCTTTGCACTAGCAGATAAAGAGGGAAAAGCAGTTGAATGGAATCAGGTGCTAACAGATGGCTTTAACAGCCAAAGTGTTTTGGAATTGCTATTAAAAGACGGAACATCCGTTGCATTTGATTTTAGAGAATTGATGTCAATGGAACTTTCTAATGTTACTGGATTGAAAGATGACAGCGGCAATCTCCTTGACATAAGCGGCTATACCTTAAGTATGAATCAGAACATGCAGCCGGCAGGCAGCGGGCAGAACGGTGCACCAGGCTTTGGTGAAGCAGGCGGAAAAGGAGGCCAAAACGGAGGCAGTCTTGGTGTGGACCTGGTGTATAATGGAGATGATGTATCCAATTATACCAATATAACTGACAATGCTCTAACAAAGGCTGATGAATCGGATTACACCAGATTAATTGCATCCTTAAAGGGTATCAGTGAAGGCAAGGAGCTGGAAAACTATATTAATGTCGATGAAGTACTTCGTTATGCAGCAGTCAATGTATTCCTGGTTAATTTAGACAGCTATTTCTCTAATATGGGCCATAACTATGTTCTATATGAAGAGAACGGAATACTGAGCATGCTGCCCTGGGATTACAATTTATCCTTTGGTACCTTTAATATGAGCGACTCCTCCGAGGCAGTAAACTATGCAATTGATACGGTATTTAATAATGTTACCGCAGAAGAAAGACCGATTATTGGACTTTTACTGCAGAATGAGGAATATAAGGAACTGTATCACAAATATCTGGCAGAACTTGCAGAATATGTAACCTCGGGCAAATTCGATGAAAAGGTGGATCAGCTCACTGCTTCCATTGACAGCTATGTAAAGAATGATACTACATCTTTTGATGGTTATGATGCATTCAAAGAAGGGGTAACCGCGTTAAAGACCTTTGCAGAGCTGCGAGCAGAAAGCGTATCCGGTCAATTAAACGGCAGCATTCCCTCTACACAGGATGCACAGTCTGGAAGTGATGCAATTGTAAATTCGGATAGTCTTGATTTGAGTAAGCTGGGAGGAATGGAAAATGGAAGAGGACAGAATGGTTTTCCAGGAGGTATGGGCGGTAATAATCGGCCCTCCAATGAAGGAAATCAATCAGAACCTTCCGGGGACAGCAGTGGGGGTTCCAGTGGTTCTTAA
- a CDS encoding FprA family A-type flavoprotein: MKTTEIAAGTYQLSVDVENILFEGLWEIPKGVTLNSYIIKGEKTAIVDGVCGWDGVPENLFSLLKELEIDPASIKYLVVNHVEPDHSGWIEAFKKINNDFQILCSKKGKELLTAFYGLTDNVTVVGDNDTFDLGEGHVLQFAEIPNVHWPDTIGTFDQLTGVLFSCDAFGSFGKYEGRIFAEEFSEAELKEYEKETIRYYSNIVSFFSPQVKTAIKKVSNLPLKLIAPGHGLCWKNTKAVMDAYDAYADYQKGPAREEITFIWGSMYGMTEAAVKEAIKVLEGEDITVHVHRVPEDSWGTVLTSAWTSTGIVLAMPTYEFKMFPPMGAVLEELGKKKTLNRKVFRFGSYGWSGGAERELAEINTRLNMGWEFLEPVEFKGIPAEEDFKKIEIQLKELVRQVKEAVKG, from the coding sequence ATGAAAACAACGGAGATAGCTGCAGGAACCTATCAATTGTCGGTTGATGTGGAAAATATCTTATTTGAAGGCTTATGGGAGATACCCAAAGGAGTTACTTTAAATTCATATATAATAAAAGGTGAAAAAACAGCTATTGTAGACGGTGTATGCGGTTGGGATGGAGTGCCTGAGAATTTATTCTCCCTATTAAAAGAGCTGGAGATAGACCCTGCTTCCATAAAATATCTCGTAGTAAACCATGTAGAACCTGATCATTCCGGCTGGATTGAAGCCTTTAAGAAGATAAACAATGATTTTCAGATTCTTTGCTCCAAAAAAGGAAAAGAACTGCTGACTGCATTTTATGGTCTTACAGACAATGTCACCGTAGTAGGTGATAATGATACCTTTGATCTTGGTGAGGGACATGTTCTACAGTTTGCAGAAATACCCAATGTACACTGGCCGGATACAATTGGTACCTTTGATCAGTTAACTGGTGTATTATTTTCCTGTGATGCTTTCGGTTCCTTTGGCAAATATGAAGGAAGAATCTTTGCCGAAGAATTCAGTGAAGCAGAATTAAAAGAATATGAGAAGGAGACCATAAGATACTATTCCAATATTGTATCCTTTTTCTCTCCTCAGGTAAAAACTGCCATAAAGAAAGTCAGCAATCTGCCTCTTAAACTGATTGCTCCGGGACATGGACTCTGCTGGAAGAATACAAAAGCAGTTATGGATGCTTATGATGCCTATGCAGATTACCAGAAGGGACCGGCAAGAGAAGAGATAACCTTCATCTGGGGTTCTATGTACGGTATGACAGAAGCGGCTGTCAAGGAGGCCATAAAGGTTCTGGAAGGGGAAGACATTACCGTTCATGTTCACAGAGTGCCGGAAGATTCATGGGGTACAGTATTAACCTCTGCCTGGACTTCTACCGGTATTGTACTTGCAATGCCAACCTATGAATTTAAGATGTTCCCTCCTATGGGTGCGGTCCTTGAAGAGCTTGGAAAGAAGAAGACTTTAAACCGGAAGGTATTCCGTTTTGGTTCCTATGGCTGGTCAGGCGGTGCGGAGAGAGAACTTGCAGAAATCAATACCAGGCTGAATATGGGCTGGGAGTTCTTGGAGCCTGTTGAGTTTAAGGGAATTCCTGCCGAGGAAGACTTTAAAAAGATAGAGATACAGCTGAAGGAACTTGTGAGACAGGTGAAGGAAGCTGTAAAAGGTTGA
- a CDS encoding thioredoxin family protein has protein sequence MKNIIMFETSWCPHCRRAHEFIEELLQGNPAYKDVQIQYIDEELHPDIAKQYDYYFVPTFYVDSAKIHEGAVTKDSIETVFTEALS, from the coding sequence ATGAAAAACATAATTATGTTCGAGACCAGCTGGTGTCCCCACTGCCGCAGAGCTCACGAATTCATAGAAGAGCTGCTGCAAGGCAATCCGGCTTACAAGGATGTGCAGATACAGTATATAGATGAAGAACTTCATCCTGATATTGCAAAACAATATGATTATTACTTCGTTCCGACCTTTTACGTGGATTCCGCTAAGATTCATGAAGGCGCTGTAACGAAAGATTCCATAGAAACAGTATTTACGGAAGCCTTGTCTTAA
- a CDS encoding Crp/Fnr family transcriptional regulator has protein sequence MVNEQDMNYITHSLGFWEDLSEGQKNRLLNSTVPVKYEKGAKIHSGSNDCIGILLIKKGELRVYILSEEGKEVTLFRLREDNICILSASCILENITFDVHIDAESDSEVLLVDAAAYQQICVQNIYADNFTNRLIIEAFSEVMWAMEQILFMSFDKRLAIFLLDEASRSGSDNIELTHEQIAKYIGSAREVVSRMMKYFAGEGIVELYRGGVKVVDKKKLRELIL, from the coding sequence ATGGTAAATGAGCAGGATATGAACTACATAACCCATTCCCTGGGATTTTGGGAGGACCTGTCTGAAGGACAAAAAAACCGGTTATTAAACAGTACCGTTCCTGTCAAATATGAAAAGGGAGCAAAAATTCACAGCGGCAGCAATGACTGTATTGGAATCCTGTTGATTAAAAAGGGAGAACTAAGGGTCTATATCCTGTCGGAGGAGGGAAAAGAAGTTACCTTGTTCCGTTTGAGAGAGGATAATATCTGTATTTTATCTGCCTCCTGTATACTGGAGAACATTACGTTTGACGTGCATATAGATGCGGAAAGTGACAGCGAAGTACTGCTTGTGGACGCTGCTGCCTATCAGCAGATATGTGTACAGAATATTTATGCTGATAATTTCACTAACAGACTGATAATTGAAGCTTTCTCAGAGGTTATGTGGGCCATGGAGCAAATCCTGTTTATGAGCTTTGACAAAAGACTGGCAATCTTTCTTCTGGATGAAGCATCAAGAAGCGGCTCAGATAACATCGAACTGACCCATGAACAGATTGCAAAATATATAGGAAGTGCGAGGGAAGTAGTATCCCGTATGATGAAATACTTTGCAGGGGAAGGAATAGTGGAACTCTATCGCGGAGGAGTTAAGGTCGTTGATAAGAAGAAGTTAAGAGAGCTGATACTGTAG
- a CDS encoding desulfoferrodoxin family protein, whose protein sequence is MKKEARFYKCKHCGNIVTFFYESGAPLTCCGDKMDELVANTTEAATEKHLPVVEKDGNTVTVCIGSVEHPMTEEHYIQWVYLETTKGILARFLEPGEKPKAVFNLTDEEPVAAYEYCNLHGLWKTVL, encoded by the coding sequence ATGAAGAAAGAAGCAAGATTTTATAAATGTAAACATTGCGGAAACATCGTTACATTTTTTTATGAGTCAGGAGCACCTTTAACATGCTGCGGCGATAAGATGGATGAGTTGGTTGCCAACACTACAGAAGCGGCTACAGAGAAACACCTTCCGGTAGTAGAAAAGGACGGTAATACCGTAACTGTCTGTATTGGAAGTGTAGAGCATCCTATGACAGAGGAGCACTACATCCAGTGGGTATATCTTGAGACTACAAAAGGCATTCTTGCACGTTTCTTAGAGCCTGGTGAAAAACCTAAGGCTGTATTTAACCTGACGGATGAAGAGCCGGTAGCAGCATATGAATACTGTAATCTTCATGGACTCTGGAAAACTGTACTGTAA
- the rbr gene encoding rubrerythrin, whose protein sequence is MKELKGTKTEANLKAAFAGESEARNKYTYYASKAKKEGYEQIAELFLETANNEKEHAKLWFKLLHDGMPDTLTNLADAAAGENYEWTQMYDEFAKVAKEEGFDQIARLFAGVAKIEKEHEERYRKLLKNLEEGLVFSKEGDTVWQCANCGHIHVGKKAPEKCPVCDHPQAYFRVLATNY, encoded by the coding sequence ATGAAAGAGTTAAAAGGCACGAAAACAGAAGCGAATTTAAAGGCAGCTTTTGCAGGAGAATCCGAAGCAAGAAACAAATATACATATTATGCTTCAAAAGCGAAAAAAGAAGGTTATGAGCAGATAGCAGAACTTTTTCTTGAAACTGCAAATAATGAAAAAGAGCATGCAAAACTGTGGTTTAAACTACTTCATGACGGTATGCCAGATACATTAACCAACCTTGCGGATGCCGCCGCCGGAGAGAATTACGAATGGACACAGATGTATGACGAATTTGCTAAAGTAGCAAAAGAGGAAGGCTTTGACCAGATTGCAAGACTATTTGCGGGCGTTGCCAAGATTGAAAAAGAACATGAGGAAAGATACAGAAAACTCCTAAAGAACTTAGAAGAGGGTCTCGTATTTTCCAAAGAGGGTGATACTGTTTGGCAATGCGCCAACTGCGGCCATATACATGTTGGAAAGAAAGCACCGGAGAAATGTCCCGTATGTGATCATCCACAGGCATATTTCCGTGTTCTCGCAACAAACTATTAA